In Haliaeetus albicilla chromosome 12, bHalAlb1.1, whole genome shotgun sequence, a genomic segment contains:
- the KCNJ2 gene encoding inward rectifier potassium channel 2, with translation MGSVRTNRYSIVSSEEDGMKLATMAVANGFGNGKSKVHTRQQCRSRFVKKDGHCNVQFINVGEKGQRYLADIFTTCVDIRWRWMLVIFCLTFILSWLFFGCVFWLIALLHGDLENQENSKPCVSQVSSFTAAFLFSIETQTTIGYGFRCVTDECPIAVFMVVFQSIVGCIIDAFIIGAVMAKMAKPKKRNETLVFSHNAVVAMRDGKLCLMWRVGNLRKSHLVEAHVRAQLLKSRITSEGEYIPLDQIDINVGFDSGIDRIFLVSPITIVHEIDEDSPLYDLSKQDMDNADFEIVVILEGMVEATAMTTQCRSSYLANEILWGHRYEPVLFEEKNYYKVDYSRFHKTYEVPNTPICSARDLAEKKYILSNANSFCYENEVALTSKEEDEIDTGVPESMSTDTHPDMDHHNQAGVPLEPRPLRRESEI, from the coding sequence ATGGGCAGCGTGCGAACCAACCGCTACAGCATCGTGTCTTCGGAAGAGGACGGCATGAAGCTGGCAACCATGGCCGTTGCCAACGGCTTTGGGAATGGAAAGAGTAAGGTACATACCAGACAGCAATGCAGGAGCCGCTTTGTCAAAAAAGATGGCCACTGCAACGTCCAGTTTATTAACGTGGGTGAGAAGGGACAGCGATACCTGGCAGACATCTTCACCACTTGCGTGGACATCCGCTGGAGGTGGATGCTAGTTATCTTCTGCCTGACTTTCATCCTctcctggcttttttttggCTGTGTGTTTTGGTTGATTGCACTGTTGCATGGGGATCTGGAGAATCAAGAAAATAGCAAACCTTGCGTCTCTCAAGTGAGCAGTTTCACCGCAGCCTTTCTGTTCTCCATTGAGACCCAGACCACGATCGGCTATGGCTTCAGGTGCGTCACAGACGAGTGCCCCATCGCAGTTTTCATGGTGGTTTTCCAGTCTATAGTAGGCTGCATCATTGATGCCTTCATCATTGGTGCCGTCATGGCAAAGATGGCCAAgccaaaaaagagaaatgaaactcTAGTCTTCAGCCACAATGCCGTAGTGGCCATGAGAGATGGAAAACTGTGCCTGATGTGGCGCGTTGGAAACCTGAGGAAAAGCCACTTGGTCGAGGCACACGTGCGAGCGCAGCTCCTCAAATCCAGGATCACGTCGGAAGGGGAGTACATCCCCTTGGATCAAATAGACATCAACGTAGGGTTTGACAGCGGAATAGACCGCATATTTCTGGTCTCCCCCATTACGATAGTACATGAAATAGATGAAGACAGTCCTTTGTATGACTTGAGCAAACAAGACATGGACAATGCTGACTTTGAAATTGTAGTAATATTAGAGGGCATGGTGGAAGCTACCGCCATGACTACCCAGTGCCGTAGCTCATATCTGGCAAACGAAATCCTCTGGGGCCACCGCTACGAGCCTGTActctttgaagagaaaaactaCTACAAAGTGGACTACTCGAGGTTCCACAAAACATACGAAGTGCCCAACACACCCATCTGCAGTGCCAGAGActtagcagaaaagaaatacattctCTCGAACGCAAACTCCTTTTGCTACGAGAACGAAGTAGCCCTCACCAGCAAAGAGGAGGATGAGATTGACACTGGGGTGCCTGAGAGCATGAGCACAGACACCCACCCGGACATGGACCACCACAACCAAGCAGGGGTGCCTCTAGAGCCACGGCCGCTACGGCGGGAGTCGGAAATATGA